One stretch of candidate division TA06 bacterium DNA includes these proteins:
- a CDS encoding MOSC domain-containing protein, giving the protein MGKIISINISQGKGEKKTSVPSAVLKENHGIVGDAHAGDWHRQVSLLATESVDQMRGNGVELHPGDFAENLTIENIQLSKLKIGQRLLVGSEIILEITQIGKECHNDCAIKKQVGDCVMPREGVFAKVIKGGEVSNGNSIIIL; this is encoded by the coding sequence ATGGGTAAAATAATCTCCATAAACATAAGCCAGGGCAAGGGCGAAAAGAAGACCAGCGTTCCCTCCGCCGTTCTCAAAGAAAACCACGGCATCGTGGGCGACGCCCATGCCGGGGACTGGCACCGCCAGGTGAGCCTTTTGGCCACAGAGAGCGTGGACCAGATGCGGGGCAATGGGGTTGAGCTGCACCCAGGGGATTTTGCCGAGAACCTCACTATAGAGAATATACAATTAAGTAAATTGAAAATTGGGCAAAGGTTGTTGGTTGGTTCTGAGATTATTTTGGAGATCACCCAGATCGGCAAGGAGTGCCATAACGACTGCGCCATAAAGAAACAGGTGGGCGACTGCGTGATGCCGCGGGAGGGAGTGTTTGCGAAGGTGATAAAAGGCGGCGAAGTCTCTAATGGTAATTCAATCATTATTCTGTGA
- the thiF gene encoding sulfur carrier protein ThiS adenylyltransferase ThiF codes for MKIYLNEKHIKTEKGAKVADLVKQHKPGAEVCVLNGFPCLMEHTVEEGDRLVLIKKGEVPSKNDLEHLLSARHTPGIADKLKKSCVGIAGCGGLGSTAAIALARAGVGRLVIADYDVVEPSNLNRQQYFVSHIGLPKVEALKEVIKKANPFTKVESHHLRIVPENVETLFGKCDAVIEAFDMADQKQMLVETVLAKLPKTPIVIGSGMAGYGANDLLRTRRTGNLYICGDERSEAGPGFGLMAPRVGMAACMQANQALEILLGPDPRIKQSES; via the coding sequence ATGAAGATCTACCTCAACGAAAAGCACATCAAGACCGAGAAGGGGGCCAAGGTGGCCGACCTGGTCAAGCAGCACAAGCCAGGGGCCGAGGTCTGCGTGCTTAACGGTTTCCCATGCCTCATGGAGCATACTGTGGAGGAGGGCGACCGCCTGGTGCTGATCAAAAAGGGCGAGGTGCCTTCCAAGAACGACCTGGAGCACCTGCTGTCCGCCCGCCACACCCCGGGCATCGCCGACAAGCTTAAAAAGTCCTGCGTGGGGATCGCCGGCTGCGGGGGCCTGGGTTCGACCGCAGCCATCGCTCTGGCCCGGGCCGGGGTGGGCCGGCTGGTCATCGCCGATTACGACGTGGTGGAGCCTTCCAATTTGAACCGTCAGCAGTATTTTGTCTCGCACATCGGCCTGCCCAAGGTGGAGGCCTTGAAGGAAGTGATCAAGAAGGCCAACCCCTTCACCAAGGTGGAATCCCACCACCTGCGGATCGTGCCCGAGAACGTGGAAACACTGTTCGGCAAATGCGACGCCGTCATCGAGGCCTTCGACATGGCCGACCAGAAGCAGATGCTGGTGGAGACGGTGCTGGCCAAGCTGCCCAAGACGCCCATCGTGATCGGCAGCGGCATGGCGGGTTACGGGGCCAACGATCTTTTAAGGACCAGAAGGACAGGCAACCTCTACATCTGCGGGGACGAGCGGAGCGAGGCCGGGCCGGGCTTCGGGCTGATGGCCCCCCGGGTGGGGATGGCCGCCTGCATGCAGGCCAACCAGGCGCTGGAGATACTGCTGGGGCCGGATCCGCGCATCAAACAAAGTGAATCGTGA
- the moaC gene encoding cyclic pyranopterin monophosphate synthase MoaC, translating into MKNEKLKIKNSPSLSHVNAKGRVRMVDVTEKAKTDRMARACGQVKMKPATLKLIADNQLAKGDVLGVARIAGIQAAKRTHELIPLCHPLALTHVEVECRLDKKRSVVEVTGTVRCADRTGAEMEALSAVAAACLTIYDMAKAVEKGMVIKDLKLIEKRGGKSGTWRRGES; encoded by the coding sequence ATGAAAAATGAAAAATTAAAAATTAAAAATTCGCCAAGTTTGTCCCATGTGAATGCCAAGGGCCGGGTCCGAATGGTCGATGTCACAGAAAAGGCCAAGACTGACCGGATGGCCCGGGCTTGCGGGCAGGTAAAAATGAAGCCGGCCACACTGAAGCTGATCGCCGATAACCAGCTGGCCAAGGGCGATGTGCTGGGCGTGGCCAGGATCGCCGGCATCCAGGCGGCCAAGCGGACCCACGAGCTGATCCCGCTGTGCCATCCTCTGGCTTTGACCCACGTGGAGGTGGAATGCAGATTGGACAAGAAAAGATCCGTGGTGGAAGTGACCGGCACCGTGCGCTGCGCCGACCGCACCGGGGCCGAGATGGAGGCCCTAAGCGCAGTGGCCGCGGCCTGCCTGACCATCTACGACATGGCCAAGGCGGTGGAAAAGGGGATGGTGATAAAGGACCTGAAGTTAATCGAAAAAAGAGGGGGAAAGAGCGGAACATGGCGTAGGGGCGAATCGTGA
- the rsfS gene encoding ribosome silencing factor, with amino-acid sequence MAKTTSVPKRKVSSAGSKALRRPKKVSLARRKAAVRKPAARKTVPVRKLVIKKTAPVQKKTVRSQATPRRGSVQAPDQVKALAHEISQLALSKKAFDVSVLEIKDLSSVADYFVLASGATDIQVRAICHAIEDGLRAKGVKPHHVEGMAGATWVLLDYVDVVVHIMQPRARDYYALEELWADAPKEEVKD; translated from the coding sequence TTGGCAAAGACTACATCCGTCCCCAAAAGAAAGGTTTCCTCGGCCGGTTCTAAAGCCTTGAGGAGGCCCAAAAAAGTATCCTTGGCCAGGAGAAAGGCCGCCGTCCGGAAACCGGCGGCCAGGAAGACCGTTCCGGTCAGAAAATTGGTGATCAAGAAAACAGCGCCGGTTCAGAAGAAGACGGTCCGCTCCCAGGCGACACCTCGACGCGGCTCGGTGCAGGCACCGGACCAGGTCAAGGCGCTGGCCCACGAGATCTCCCAGCTGGCATTGAGCAAGAAAGCCTTCGACGTCAGCGTGCTGGAGATCAAGGACCTGTCGTCCGTGGCCGATTACTTTGTGCTGGCCTCCGGAGCCACCGACATCCAGGTGCGGGCCATCTGCCACGCCATCGAGGACGGCCTAAGGGCCAAGGGCGTCAAGCCTCACCACGTGGAGGGAATGGCCGGGGCCACCTGGGTGCTGCTGGATTACGTGGACGTGGTGGTGCACATCATGCAGCCCCGGGCCCGCGATTACTATGCCCTGGAAGAACTGTGGGCCGACGCTCCCAAGGAGGAAGTAAAGGACTGA
- a CDS encoding phosphoribosylformylglycinamidine cyclo-ligase, with amino-acid sequence MRYKDAGVNIDAGTESVQRIKKVVRSTFTKNVLTDIGGFGALYDGTLKGYQQPVLVSSCDGVGTKLKVALMAKQHGTVGQDLVNHCVNDILVQGAKPLFFMDYAAFGRLEPKILEAIVTGFAKACRENGCSLIGGETAEMPGMYAVGDYDLAGFIVGAVDKKKLITGKTIRPGDVVIGLSTNGLQTNGYSLARKILFEKCNYKVITYLPEFGSTVGEALLKVHPSFLKPVTPLLDKNLVKGMAHITGGGFLDNIPRVLPKDCNVEIKLGSWPVLPVFELMQKKGKVPQDDMYRTFNMGIGFVLVVAQPDAAAALKCLRGLKGLNGFSPKAYVIGQVVKGKKKVELI; translated from the coding sequence ATGCGCTACAAGGACGCTGGCGTCAACATAGACGCCGGGACCGAATCGGTCCAAAGAATTAAAAAAGTGGTTCGCTCCACCTTCACCAAGAACGTGCTGACGGACATCGGCGGCTTCGGCGCCCTGTACGACGGGACGCTAAAAGGCTACCAACAGCCGGTGCTGGTCTCCTCCTGCGACGGGGTGGGCACCAAGCTCAAGGTGGCCTTAATGGCCAAGCAACACGGCACGGTGGGCCAGGACCTGGTCAACCACTGCGTCAACGACATTCTGGTCCAGGGGGCCAAGCCCCTGTTCTTCATGGACTATGCCGCTTTCGGACGCCTTGAGCCAAAGATACTGGAAGCCATCGTCACCGGGTTCGCCAAGGCCTGCCGGGAGAACGGCTGTTCCCTGATCGGCGGCGAGACCGCCGAGATGCCGGGAATGTACGCCGTCGGCGACTACGACCTGGCCGGGTTCATAGTAGGCGCAGTGGACAAGAAGAAACTTATCACCGGAAAGACCATCAGGCCCGGGGACGTGGTGATAGGACTCTCCACCAATGGCCTGCAGACCAACGGCTATTCGCTGGCCCGGAAGATTCTGTTCGAAAAATGTAATTACAAAGTAATTACATACCTGCCGGAGTTTGGATCCACGGTCGGAGAAGCCCTGCTCAAAGTGCATCCTTCGTTCTTAAAACCCGTCACTCCGCTGCTGGACAAAAATCTTGTCAAGGGCATGGCCCACATCACCGGGGGCGGGTTCCTGGATAACATCCCACGGGTGCTGCCCAAGGACTGCAATGTGGAGATCAAACTGGGCTCCTGGCCGGTGCTGCCGGTCTTTGAGTTGATGCAGAAAAAGGGAAAAGTGCCGCAGGATGACATGTACCGCACCTTCAACATGGGGATAGGGTTTGTGTTGGTCGTGGCCCAGCCCGATGCCGCCGCAGCGCTGAAGTGTTTAAGGGGGTTAAAAGGTTTGAACGGGTTTTCGCCCAAGGCTTATGTGATAGGGCAAGTGGTTAAGGGAAAGAAAAAGGTCGAGCTTATTTGA
- a CDS encoding alpha-amylase, which produces MIHPQSIKDIDLAPIPGKKYWSIDREWREEFIYFLMVDRFHDGKERASTSSAQAPTRYPSERLKKFCGGTLHGIAKHLDYIQDLGCTALWLSPIFENDGAPDKNSYSYHGYAIRNYLNIDPRFGTKQDLIELVEKAHGLGMRVFLDAVANHCGDVWYYPDDKPYQYSDDHRQYPLGGWRSPDYPVPSELRNPEYFHRRGQIRDCGWDNLPETQWGDFFSLKGFNNEDDPAGLELQRLIIDCHRYWMREADIDGYRMDAVKHMGETAIARFCQGMREYAYELGKKNFFLFGELVGGDDAINRYTGPNTAGKLGNKTIFYGLSSVLDFPLYWSLPGVIKGFSAPSQLIDRYESLRERALNRGELGRYLVTFIDNHDQIGQNRKRRFAAGCPDQQVIAAMGYLICALGTPCIYYGTEQGFCGEGDGDEFIREPMFDLDDPSRDLLNTNTRIYQEIAKIAKVNQQHPALRFGRMYFREISGNGRDFGLPQNQPCTLAFSRILADDEILVVYNTSVAEARKDFVIVDAMLHKAGDKMKYLYGQEGEITVCKHPDPGNGSVFVQLELKPMEFVILT; this is translated from the coding sequence ATGATCCATCCCCAAAGCATAAAGGACATAGACCTGGCGCCCATCCCCGGCAAGAAGTACTGGAGCATAGACCGGGAATGGCGCGAGGAGTTCATCTATTTCCTAATGGTGGACAGGTTCCATGACGGAAAAGAACGTGCTTCGACAAGCTCAGCACAAGCGCCCACAAGGTATCCCTCGGAAAGGCTGAAAAAATTCTGCGGCGGCACACTGCATGGCATTGCCAAGCATCTGGATTACATCCAGGACCTGGGCTGCACCGCGCTGTGGCTGTCGCCCATCTTTGAGAACGACGGCGCGCCGGACAAAAATTCCTACAGCTACCACGGCTATGCCATCCGCAATTACCTGAACATCGATCCCCGCTTCGGCACCAAGCAGGACCTGATAGAACTGGTCGAAAAAGCCCACGGCCTGGGCATGCGGGTCTTTTTGGACGCTGTGGCCAACCACTGCGGCGACGTCTGGTATTATCCCGATGACAAGCCATACCAGTATTCCGACGACCATCGGCAGTACCCGCTGGGCGGGTGGAGAAGCCCGGATTACCCGGTCCCGTCAGAACTGCGCAACCCGGAGTATTTTCACCGGCGGGGGCAGATCCGGGACTGCGGCTGGGACAACCTGCCCGAGACCCAGTGGGGCGACTTCTTCTCCCTCAAGGGCTTCAACAACGAGGACGACCCGGCCGGGTTGGAGCTGCAGCGGCTGATCATCGACTGCCACCGCTACTGGATGCGCGAGGCCGACATTGACGGATACCGGATGGACGCGGTGAAGCACATGGGCGAGACCGCCATCGCTCGCTTCTGCCAGGGGATGCGGGAATACGCCTACGAACTGGGCAAGAAGAATTTCTTTTTGTTCGGCGAGTTGGTGGGCGGCGACGACGCCATCAACCGCTACACCGGGCCCAACACCGCTGGCAAGCTGGGCAACAAGACAATATTCTACGGCCTGTCCTCGGTGCTGGATTTCCCGCTTTACTGGTCCCTGCCCGGTGTGATCAAGGGCTTCTCGGCGCCGTCCCAGCTGATAGACCGCTACGAGTCCTTGCGGGAGCGGGCCCTGAACCGGGGAGAGCTGGGCCGCTATCTGGTGACCTTCATCGACAACCACGACCAGATCGGGCAGAACCGCAAGCGGCGGTTCGCGGCCGGATGTCCGGACCAGCAGGTGATCGCGGCCATGGGCTACCTGATCTGCGCCCTGGGCACGCCCTGCATCTACTACGGCACCGAGCAGGGCTTTTGCGGAGAGGGCGACGGCGACGAGTTCATCCGCGAGCCGATGTTTGATCTGGACGATCCGTCCCGTGATCTGCTGAATACAAATACCAGGATCTACCAGGAAATCGCCAAGATCGCCAAAGTAAACCAGCAGCACCCGGCGCTCCGCTTCGGCCGGATGTACTTTAGGGAGATCTCGGGCAACGGACGTGATTTCGGCCTGCCGCAAAACCAGCCATGCACCCTGGCCTTCTCGCGCATCCTGGCCGACGACGAGATACTTGTGGTCTACAACACCTCGGTTGCCGAGGCCAGGAAGGATTTCGTGATCGTGGACGCCATGCTTCACAAAGCCGGGGATAAGATGAAATACCTGTATGGACAAGAGGGAGAGATCACGGTCTGCAAGCATCCCGACCCCGGCAACGGGTCGGTGTTCGTCCAACTGGAACTGAAGCCGATGGAGTTCGTGATACTGACCTGA
- a CDS encoding class I SAM-dependent methyltransferase, giving the protein MSLKTNYIAHDSQYKRFKAEGLNGWNDDETWQAWKAEILALIASTDFPKSGKVLELGCGAGDVALLFAEKGYQVYGIDIAPSAIEWAREKNLKANIRAEFEIGDVTKLGRWEDRYFDIVIDGHCLHCIIGDDRAKMLEEACRVLRPGGSFYVSSMCGDPKEPEVLKNYDPESRCTIHGGVAGRYFGLPEDVIKEIEKAGFKIKRHEVRDNNELQDDLIVLAEK; this is encoded by the coding sequence ATGAGCTTAAAAACCAATTACATAGCCCACGACTCCCAGTACAAGCGTTTCAAAGCCGAGGGACTGAACGGCTGGAACGACGACGAAACCTGGCAGGCATGGAAGGCGGAAATCCTTGCCCTGATCGCTTCAACCGATTTCCCCAAATCGGGAAAAGTGCTGGAGTTGGGCTGCGGGGCCGGGGATGTGGCCCTGCTGTTTGCGGAAAAGGGATATCAGGTCTATGGAATAGACATTGCGCCGAGCGCCATAGAGTGGGCCAGGGAGAAGAACCTAAAAGCGAATATAAGGGCAGAATTTGAAATCGGTGATGTAACAAAGCTCGGAAGGTGGGAAGACAGATACTTTGACATCGTGATAGACGGACATTGCCTGCATTGCATCATAGGTGACGACCGGGCCAAAATGCTGGAAGAGGCATGCCGGGTCTTAAGACCCGGAGGATCGTTTTATGTCAGCAGCATGTGCGGAGATCCGAAGGAGCCGGAAGTATTGAAGAATTATGATCCAGAATCACGTTGCACGATACACGGAGGCGTGGCGGGAAGGTATTTCGGCTTGCCGGAAGATGTCATCAAAGAGATAGAGAAAGCGGGTTTTAAGATCAAACGACACGAAGTTCGGGATAATAACGAATTGCAAGACGATTTGATCGTGCTTGCAGAAAAATAA
- a CDS encoding arginine--tRNA ligase yields the protein MSKQYLQDQILLAAEKATGIKIEAKNLTLEKPKQAAHGDWATSIALSLAKELKAKPRDIAQNIVDSLELDASLVAKTEIAGPGFINFTLTSDWLYKELTGLLSQGSKYGQSQMGPSTLLGVPKKAQVEFVSSNPTGPLNVGHGRQAAIGDSLCRLLEATGYQVTREYYFNNAGLQMKKLAQSVFLRYQEILGKKIDFPEDLYQGEYIKEIAGNCRREKGDSLTEADLEYFKQSAVAVIFEEIKATLKRMGIVFDVFYNESDLYQRGEIESTLQALKGQGLTYESEGAVWFKATQFGAEKDRVLVRSTGEPTYRLPDIAYHLTKFKRGFDLVIDVFGSDHQATFPDVLAALGALGFDPSRIDVRIHQFVTLMRGGEQVKMSTRKANFVTLDELFDEVGADAARYFFLMRRMESHLDFDLDLAKKKSDENPVFYVQYAHARICSILEHAKEKGVVRAAGDLLLLKEPEEIKLIKSLLEFPELVQGAAQSREPHRIPTYLQELAGIFHNFYHQHRVVTEDQALSNARLDLCQATRTVIANGLGLLGVSAPEKM from the coding sequence ATGTCAAAACAATACCTGCAAGACCAGATACTGCTGGCGGCGGAAAAAGCCACCGGGATCAAAATAGAAGCAAAAAACCTGACGCTGGAAAAGCCCAAGCAGGCCGCCCACGGCGACTGGGCCACCAGCATCGCCCTGTCGCTGGCCAAGGAGCTTAAGGCCAAGCCCCGGGACATCGCCCAGAATATCGTCGATTCTCTGGAACTCGATGCCTCTCTTGTTGCCAAGACCGAGATCGCCGGGCCGGGGTTCATTAATTTTACCCTGACCTCGGATTGGCTGTACAAGGAACTGACGGGACTATTATCACAAGGCTCCAAATACGGGCAATCCCAAATGGGCCCCTCGACTTTGCTCGGGGTCCCCAAAAAAGCTCAGGTCGAATTCGTCTCATCCAACCCCACCGGGCCGCTGAACGTGGGCCACGGCCGGCAGGCGGCCATCGGGGACTCACTGTGCCGGCTGCTGGAGGCCACCGGCTACCAGGTGACCCGGGAATATTATTTCAACAACGCCGGTCTGCAGATGAAGAAACTGGCACAGTCGGTCTTCCTGCGTTACCAGGAAATATTAGGCAAAAAGATCGATTTTCCCGAGGACCTATACCAGGGCGAATACATCAAGGAGATCGCCGGGAACTGCCGCCGGGAGAAGGGCGATTCGCTGACCGAGGCCGACCTGGAGTACTTCAAGCAGAGCGCGGTGGCGGTGATCTTCGAGGAGATCAAGGCCACCCTTAAACGGATGGGCATCGTCTTCGATGTTTTCTACAACGAAAGCGACCTTTACCAGAGAGGCGAGATCGAAAGCACCCTGCAGGCCCTCAAGGGCCAGGGGCTGACCTACGAGAGCGAGGGCGCTGTCTGGTTCAAGGCCACCCAGTTCGGGGCCGAGAAGGACCGGGTGCTGGTGCGTTCCACCGGCGAGCCCACCTACCGCCTGCCGGACATCGCCTACCACCTCACCAAATTTAAACGGGGCTTCGACCTGGTGATAGATGTATTCGGGTCGGACCACCAGGCCACCTTCCCCGACGTGCTGGCCGCGTTGGGCGCGCTGGGCTTCGATCCTTCGCGGATCGATGTCCGGATCCACCAGTTCGTGACTTTGATGCGGGGCGGCGAGCAGGTAAAGATGTCCACCCGCAAGGCCAACTTCGTCACCCTGGACGAGCTATTTGACGAGGTGGGGGCTGACGCTGCCCGCTACTTCTTTTTGATGCGGCGGATGGAGTCGCACCTGGACTTTGACCTGGACCTGGCCAAGAAGAAATCCGACGAGAACCCGGTCTTCTATGTGCAGTACGCCCATGCCCGGATCTGCTCGATCCTGGAGCACGCCAAGGAGAAAGGCGTGGTGCGGGCCGCCGGGGACCTGCTGCTTTTGAAAGAACCGGAGGAGATAAAGCTGATAAAATCCCTGCTTGAATTCCCGGAGCTGGTGCAGGGAGCGGCCCAGTCGCGGGAACCGCACCGCATACCGACCTACCTGCAGGAGCTGGCCGGGATTTTTCACAACTTTTACCACCAGCACCGGGTGGTCACCGAGGACCAGGCGCTGTCCAACGCCCGGCTGGATTTGTGCCAGGCCACCCGCACCGTGATCGCCAACGGGCTGGGGCTTTTGGGGGTAAGCGCACCGGAGAAGATGTAA
- the moaA gene encoding GTP 3',8-cyclase MoaA yields MLADQYGRKINYLRVSVTDRCNLRCRYCMPLQGVPLKKHEDLLTFEEIETIVRAGAELGIEKVRLTGGEPLLRKGILDLVKKLAAIPGIKDLALTTNGVLLGPMAKDLKAAGIMLVNVSLDTLKPERFKQMTGSGDWQKAHDGILSALGAGFQQVKMNVVAIAGYNQDEIADFVTFVKDKPIGLRFIEFMPVGNAFWESSKMLGTEEIKKLIAESVKLVPVNNKNSIAEEFQIEGSPATVGFISPLSGKFCKKCNRLRLTSDGFLKPCLGSKSEVNIRVPVRSGLAGTELRRVFYEALRLKPACHKMDQGGVDIARHMAEVGG; encoded by the coding sequence ATGTTAGCTGACCAATACGGAAGAAAAATAAATTACCTGCGGGTCTCGGTCACCGACCGCTGCAACCTGCGCTGCCGCTACTGCATGCCGCTTCAGGGCGTGCCGCTGAAGAAGCACGAGGACCTGCTGACCTTCGAGGAGATCGAGACCATCGTGCGGGCCGGGGCGGAGCTGGGCATCGAGAAGGTGCGGCTGACCGGCGGCGAGCCCCTGCTGCGCAAGGGTATTTTGGACCTGGTGAAAAAACTGGCGGCCATTCCGGGCATCAAGGACCTGGCCCTGACCACCAACGGCGTCCTGCTGGGCCCCATGGCCAAAGACCTGAAAGCCGCCGGCATCATGCTGGTGAACGTCAGCCTGGACACGCTGAAGCCGGAGCGCTTCAAGCAGATGACCGGCAGCGGCGACTGGCAGAAGGCTCATGACGGGATACTGTCCGCGCTGGGAGCTGGTTTTCAGCAGGTCAAGATGAATGTGGTGGCCATTGCCGGATACAACCAGGACGAGATCGCGGATTTCGTGACCTTCGTCAAGGACAAGCCCATAGGACTAAGGTTCATCGAGTTCATGCCGGTGGGCAATGCTTTCTGGGAAAGTTCCAAAATGCTGGGCACAGAAGAGATAAAGAAGCTTATAGCTGAAAGCGTAAAGCTTGTTCCGGTGAATAACAAAAACAGCATAGCCGAAGAGTTTCAGATCGAAGGTTCTCCGGCCACGGTGGGGTTCATCTCGCCGCTCTCAGGTAAATTCTGCAAAAAGTGCAACCGCTTGCGGCTGACCTCCGACGGGTTCCTCAAACCCTGCCTGGGCTCCAAGAGCGAGGTCAACATCCGGGTGCCGGTGCGCAGCGGGCTGGCCGGGACGGAGCTGCGGAGGGTGTTCTACGAGGCTCTCCGTTTGAAGCCGGCCTGCCACAAGATGGACCAGGGGGGCGTGGACATCGCGCGGCATATGGCGGAAGTGGGAGGGTGA
- a CDS encoding LytR C-terminal domain-containing protein yields MSPVDLKKRPAGKGRKKIIFAAVLALVIVCGAVGLSLYWRWKENHEIEKKRRIAQIRVQVLNGTKESGLAQKMADELRRWGFDVVDIANAENDSFPETVVVDRADNSTGNAAYVAEALKCKNIIPQLESRSYLEVTVIIGKDYIRPQKKGFLGRF; encoded by the coding sequence ATGTCGCCAGTTGACCTGAAAAAACGCCCGGCCGGGAAAGGCCGGAAGAAAATCATATTCGCCGCGGTCTTAGCGCTGGTCATCGTCTGCGGGGCCGTGGGTCTTTCCCTCTACTGGCGCTGGAAGGAGAACCACGAGATCGAGAAGAAACGGCGCATCGCCCAGATCAGGGTGCAGGTGCTCAATGGCACAAAGGAATCGGGCCTGGCCCAGAAGATGGCCGACGAACTGCGCCGCTGGGGCTTTGACGTGGTGGACATCGCCAACGCCGAGAACGACAGTTTCCCCGAGACGGTGGTAGTGGACCGGGCCGACAACAGCACCGGCAACGCCGCTTATGTGGCCGAGGCCTTAAAATGCAAAAACATAATCCCGCAATTAGAATCAAGATCATATTTGGAGGTAACAGTAATAATTGGCAAAGACTACATCCGTCCCCAAAAGAAAGGTTTCCTCGGCCGGTTCTAA
- the thiS gene encoding sulfur carrier protein ThiS, which yields MIKVNGEEHPWRQGLNITELLKEKNYVYHAIIVRINEKFVPPEEYQATVISDGDNVEAIHLITGG from the coding sequence ATGATCAAAGTCAATGGTGAAGAGCATCCCTGGCGGCAGGGGCTGAATATAACAGAGTTGCTGAAGGAAAAGAATTACGTCTATCACGCCATCATCGTGCGGATAAACGAGAAGTTCGTTCCGCCCGAGGAGTACCAGGCTACCGTGATCAGCGACGGGGACAATGTGGAGGCGATACATCTGATAACGGGAGGGTGA
- a CDS encoding endonuclease domain-containing protein — MSSAKNFGVSTGRRIKNEKLEMAKQMRREMTYAERCFWNGVRGRKLHGLKFRRQQIIDGFIADFYCNELRLIVEIDGGVHETQKDYDKLRDRIISRNDIKVIRFPNELVVDQFDTVAKRIGELRPPSPGLPGEGQG; from the coding sequence ATGTCAAGTGCAAAGAATTTTGGTGTTAGCACCGGGCGCCGGATCAAGAACGAGAAACTTGAAATGGCAAAGCAAATGCGGAGGGAGATGACCTATGCCGAGCGATGCTTCTGGAACGGGGTCAGGGGCCGCAAACTGCATGGCTTGAAGTTCCGCCGCCAGCAGATCATTGACGGGTTTATAGCAGATTTCTATTGTAACGAGCTAAGGCTGATAGTTGAGATAGACGGCGGGGTTCACGAGACCCAGAAGGATTATGATAAACTCCGCGACAGGATAATCAGCCGGAATGATATTAAAGTTATCCGGTTTCCCAACGAGCTGGTCGTAGACCAGTTTGATACTGTGGCCAAACGTATTGGTGAACTACGGCCTCCCTCGCCAGGTTTACCTGGAGAGGGGCAGGGGTGA